From one Lolium rigidum isolate FL_2022 chromosome 4, APGP_CSIRO_Lrig_0.1, whole genome shotgun sequence genomic stretch:
- the LOC124648804 gene encoding uncharacterized protein LOC124648804 — MVRSKEVPKKPKDPLLTPPSKPRGFSTFRDAGGGGSLPRNRGGAAMTSPAPASVPNYMRGTSSSGAKAGQRQRQRASPSASTPTRQRRPLRVTPRGKVLFPAPAASPGMVRPTCSSTLKGAKFPRALDLAPGATDAEGPAAMRVCPYTYCSLNGHAHAPAVPLRSFLATRRRLIKTQQSMKHKGVSAFRKGSTAHQKPEGKNSVCAGAVAKVAPPVVDEVGDFFVEVYTGPRVSSGTSCSDMSLDEMDDTVRRMEFLVFDRCGADDDVDKRNDLAVHGDGDGEDRPGVCRDSSSECSDPGVSGNLVEELPWMRYQGYECDSLDDDVSEEQIGEAEALAQQQEGEDEEAKSCGSGDEREEEAIQEQEPEDDEEIVSDLPSETGIVAEEEGVDYRLDTVNQHQAFTAEDTQDPGDDEECVSDGGHEMEIAAERTCAVSTVEVCREQEEDEDIILGKVCQADTSDGHGTSEETLSVSEILQAEVMENVLEDRCKEENSADQEAEDDETSMDSANELEDTSDGDGTSEEKLSALEIPQAEVTERVENVLEDSCKEENSADQAAENDETNIDSALRFEIAEKEKDDDESEMEISETVPDVAREEDFCEQEATSRAVSEGEVSDSNAIASPDVEISNQPTDGGFEQDATTVEDAFEQLDTAAENTVSGTKDAQRGLEITTCKSEDVSAESGITQESSQVVYSVCVDAPAKMQPEITEQGQEDSSEESSVPQESSQSNMSAHVDNGAQIELSADATAQMEPAITECKLEESSEESGIPQDSSQISMSAHVDNGAQIEVSADATAQMEPEITECKLQESSEELGIPQESSQSSKSALVNNDAETEPEFTTCKSEGPCEEYGIVQEVIHDGNSAYLGEGDQMHLGNVTRELEATSEECGIAQEIGEDNSALVSDDTQNGSELAMCELDDASESVAVQETDQDHNCEDVVSAALNESELITPSELAYAESGVTQEAVPDDNNADVNDGPEREWETMACEPEQAHEELDIIQEGDKDDCTAGACVGPLKETQTSDRKDACEEVSVTEEANLSHAEHNYDLSAADSNGEPQSLPAEDYDAKEFSVDDMCNVFSGMNLKGDVYVDPTESEISPRKRLIIAGRRRTPEEEEHMRGFNPRGPNFLPLELDPDSEKVDLKHQTAEDRKNAEEWMIDYALRRAVNNLGARKKKVELLVQAFETVLPHDEDEKKSTPTRAVQACN, encoded by the coding sequence ATGGTGAGGAGCAAAGAGGTGCCCAAGAAGCCCAAGGACCCGCTCCTCACCCCTCCCTCCAAGCCCAGGGGCTTCAGCACCTTCagggacgccggcggcggcgggagcctgCCGAGGaaccgcggcggcgcggccatgaCGTCCCCGGCCCCGGCCTCGGTGCCCAACTACATGCGCGGCACCAGCAGCTCCGGCGCCAAGGCCGGCCAGCGCCAGCGCCAGCGCGCGTCGCCGTCCGCGTCCACGCCGACGAGGCAGCGGAGGCCGCTGCGGGTGACGCCGAGGGGCAAGGTGCTGTTCCCGGCGCCCGCGGCGTCGCCCGGCATGGTCCGGCCCACCTGCTCCTCCACCCTGAAGGGCGCCAAGTTCCCCCGCGCGCTCGACCTGGCGCCCGGGGCCACCGACGCCGAGGGCCCCGCCGCCATGCGGGTCTGCCCCTACACCTACTGCTCCCTCAACGGCCACGCCCACGCGCCCGCCGTGCCGCTCCGGAGCTTCCTCGCCACGCGACGCCGCCTCATCAAGACGCAGCAGAGCATGAAGCACAAGGGCGTCTCCGCCTTCCGCAAGGGCTCCACCGCCCACCAAAAACCGGAGGGCAAGAACTCCGTCTGCGCCGGCGCTGTCGCCAAGGTCGCGCCGCCGGTTGTCGACGAGGTCGGCGACTTCTTCGTGGAGGTGTACACCGGCCCGAGGGTCAGCTCCGGCACCAGCTGCAGCGACATGTCCTTGGACGAGATGGACGACACGGTCAGGCGGATGGAGTTCCTTGTATTCGACCGTTGCGGCGCGGACGACGACGTCGACAAAAGGAACGATCTTGCTGTTCACGGTGACGGTGACGGCGAGGACAGACCTGGTGTCTGCAGGGACAGTTCGTCGGAGTGCAGCGATCCAGGCGTCTCCGGCAATCTCGTGGAGGAGTTGCCGTGGATGAGGTACCAGGGGTACGAGTGTGATAGCCTGGATGACGATGTTTCAGAGGAGCAGATTGGGGAAGCAGAGGCTCTTGCCCAGCAGCAAGAAGGTGAAGATGAAGAGGCCAAATCCTGCGGATCGGGCGATGAGCGCGAAGAGGAGGCCATCCAAGAACAGGAACCAGAAGATGATGAGGAGATCGTCTCAGATTTGCCCTCTGAAACAGGGATCGTCGCCGAGGAAGAAGGCGTCGATTACAGATTGGACACAGTGAATCAACATCAGGCTTTCACAGCAGAAGACACACAAGATCCAGGAGACGACGAGGAGTGCGTCTCGGATGGCGGCCACGAAATGGAGATCGCCGCCGAGCGAACATGTGCTGTTTCTACGGTGGAGGTCTGCAGGGAgcaggaagaagacgaagacatcATCCTGGGCAAAGTGTGTCAAGCGGATACTTCTGATGGACATGGCACATCAGAAGAGACGCTCTCGGTATCGGAAATTCTCCAGGCTGAAGTAATGGAGAATGTGCTGGAAGACAGATGCAAAGAGGAGAATTCAGCAGATCAAGAGGCAGAGGATGACGAGACCAGCATGGATTCGGCCAACGAATTAGAGGATACTTCTGATGGAGATGGCACATCAGAAGAGAAGCTCTCGGCATTGGAAATTCCTCAAGCTGAAGTAACAGAAAGGGTGGAAAATGTCCTGGAAGACAGCTGCAAAGAGGAGAATTCAGCAGATCAAGCAGCAGAGAATGACGAGACCAACATAGATTCTGCTCTCCGATTCGAAATCGccgagaaggagaaggatgatgaTGAGTCTGAAATGGAGATTTCTGAGACTGTCCCCGATGTTGCACGCGAAGAGGATTTCTGTGAGCAAGAAGCAACCTCCCGAGCTGTTTCAGAAGGTGAAGTTTCTGACTCCAATGCTATTGCTTCTCCAGATGTTGAAATCTCGAATCAGCCAACAGATGGTGGCTTTGAACAAGATGCGACCACTGTAGAAGATGCATTTGAGCAACTTGATACTGCTGCAGAGAATACTGTGAGTGGCACAAAAGATGCTCAAAGGGGATTGGAGATTACCACATGCAAATCTGAAGATGTTTCTGCGGAATCTGGTATAACCCAAGAAAGCAGCCAGGTCGTTTACTCTGTATGTGTTGATGCCCCTGCTAAAATGCAACCAGAGATAACAGAGCAGGGGCAGGAAGACTCTTCTGAAGAATCTAGTGTTCCCCAAGAAAGTAGCCAAAGTAATATGtctgctcatgttgataatggtgcTCAAATAGAATTGTCTGCTGATGCCACTGCTCAGATGGAACCAGCGATTACAGAGTGCAAGCTGGAAGAGTCTTCTGAAGAATCTGGTATTCCTCAAGATAGTAGCCAAATCAGTATGtctgctcatgttgataatggtgcTCAAATAGAAGTATCTGCTGATGCCACTGCTCAGATGGAACCAGAGATCACAGAGTGCAAGCTGCAAGAGTCTTCTGAAGAACTGGGTATTCCTCAAGAAAGTAGCCAAAGCAGTAAGTCTGCTCTTGTTAACAATGATGCTGAAACAGAACCAGAATTTACGACATGTAAGTCAGAAGGTCCTTGCGAAGAATATGGCATCGTTCAAGAAGTCATTCATGATGGCAACTCTGCATATCTCGGTGAGGGTGATCAAATGCACTTGGGAAATGTCACAAGGGAGTTGGAAGCCACCTCTGAAGAATGTGGTATTGCTCAGGAAATTGGTGAAGATAACTCAGCACTTGTCAGTGATGATACTCAAAATGGTTCCGAGTTAGCAATGTGTGAGCTGGATGATGCTTCTGAATCTGTTGCGGTCCAGGAGACTGATCAGGATCACAACTGTGAGGATGTGGTTAGTGCTGCTCTAAATGAATCTGAGCTTATTACCCCATCTGAACTGGCATATGCGGAATCTGGTGTTACCCAAGAAGCTGTTCCAGATGACAACAATGCAGATGTCAATGATGGTCCCGAGAGAGAATGGGAAACAATGGCATGTGAACCAGAACAGGCTCACGAAGAACTGGATATTATTCAAGAAGGTGATAAAGATGATTGCACTGCTGGCGCCTGTGTTGGTCCTCTGAAGGAAACACAGACAAGCGACAGAAAGGATGCTTGTGAAGAAGTTTCTGTTACCGAAGAAGCTAATCTCTCGCACGCTGAGCACAACTATGACCTCTCCGCTGCTGACAGCAATGGGGAACCTCAGAGCCTACCAGCAGAAGATTATGATGCAAAAGAGTTTTCTGTTGACGACATGTGCAACGTATTCAGCGGGATGAACCTCAAAGGAGATGTATATGTTGATCCTACCGAGTCTGAAATTAGCCCTAGGAAAAGATTGATCATTGCCGGGAGGAGAAGAACACCTGAAGAAGAGGAGCACATGCGAGGTTTCAATCCGAGGGGACCTAATTTTCTTCCTTTGGAACTGGACCCAGACTCGGAGAAGGTTGATCTGAAGCATCAAACTGCAGAAGACCGTAAGAACGCTGAAGAGTGGATGATTGATTACGCACTTCGGAGGGCGGTGAACAATCTAGGCGCTCGGAAGAAGAAAGTGGAGCTTCTGGTCCAGGCATTTGAGACTGTCCTACCACATGATGAGGatgagaagaagagcacacccacAAGGGCTGTCCAGGCTTGCAACTGA